A genomic region of Lycorma delicatula isolate Av1 chromosome 4, ASM4794821v1, whole genome shotgun sequence contains the following coding sequences:
- the LOC142322941 gene encoding uncharacterized protein LOC142322941 — protein MKKKYGSKITLLYMDTDSFFYEVKTDDFYQDLQESTFADYFDTSDYPVAHPCHSLKNKKVIGKFKDECSGIPIREFIGLRAKLYTFKTGPGKIIKKAKGIKKNVVKNEIEFEDYKKCLLDSNTVVYRTMKMFRSKKHIIETIQQNKLALSYFDDKRVAIDRLNTLPWGHVSIPLELNQVFNDRTEATTSEEVME, from the coding sequence atgaaaaaaaagtacggATCGAAAATAACTCTACTGTACATGGATACGGACAGTTTTTTCTACGAAGTGAAAACTGACGACTTTTACCAAGACCTACAAGAAAGTACGTTCGCAGATTACTTCGACACGTCCGACTACCCGGTAGCTCATCCCTGTCACTCGCTGAAGAATAAGAAAGTGATAGGAAAATTCAAGGATGAGTGCAGCGGAATACCGATCCGAGAGTTCATCGGCTTGAGAGCAAAACTATATACGTTCAAAACTGGTCctggaaaaattatcaaaaaagctaaaggaataaaaaagaatgtagttaaaaacgaaattgaatttgaagattataaaaagtgTTTGCTCGATAGTAATACTGTTGTGTACAGGACCATGAAGATGTTTAGATCTAAAAAACACATAATCGAAACTATCCAACAGAACAAATTAGCTCTAAGTTATTTTGACGATAAACGTGTCGCTATAGACAGACTAAATACTCTGCCGTGGGGTCATGTCAGTATCCCGCTGGAATTGAATCAAGTATTTAACGATAGGACCGAGGCGACCACATCGGAGGAAGTGATGGAGTAA